Within the Microtus ochrogaster isolate Prairie Vole_2 linkage group LG2, MicOch1.0, whole genome shotgun sequence genome, the region GCATCACTCCCAGTGGCAGAGCCGAGACCAAGAGCATCTCATTCCACAACTTGCTCAGGACTCTGCTCTCATTATCCCCACCTCCAGGCGGGTACCCTGCTCCTGGTATCAGGGTGGCAGTTGTCACTGTATTTTGGCCCCACCTTTGTAAGCCTCTACTGCTCAGTTTCCTTTGGTGTACTATGCCAAGCCTAGAGGCCCATTTCCAGAAGCCAAAATCAGTTGCCCAACTTGGGACTATGAACTTGAAACATCAAAGGGGCAGCATAATTGCCTTGTAACCTGAGACCTGGCCTGCTACGCCACACCCCCATTGTTTGCCTACCTATCTAGTTTTAAACTCTCCGCCAAGGCCATGAATGAGTCAGAGGGTTTGCTGCTCCTCTGCACTAGACTAAGAATGGAGCATTTCAAATGCATGACCTATTTACTCGCTGGCATTTTctaacacagaaacagacaggaatGCTCAGTGAGGGGAGGTCCTTGTCCAGCAAGATCAATTCCTAGCACTCCTGACAGGGGCAACTGGGTAATGATAGATAGCTAAGGGTGATGCTCAACACACCCGACACTGATTCAAAGCACTGTATCTGATGGAATGAATCATCTTCCCTGCACCAGACAGTAAACCCAATGAGACAATCTTACTCCTTTTCAATCACTTTGAACACAGAAACAAATCTCACTAAGGTAACTAACTCAAAACttcaataatattttctttatttacaagttagaatcaagagaaagaaaagatagtcCAGGGGGCCAAATGGAGAGGTGACTCAAATCCCCAGGCCCCAAATGgagtagaaggaaaagggaagagtagaaaaaaaaagttcacgtTAAAAAAAGGagctccctcttcttccctccccatggaggctggagggagggccATGGTGCTCCTTCCTCACAGCCTCACCTagcttaaataaattaaaacctcAAAACAGGGCCCTTAGAAGTGAACAGGACAGCTATGGCCTTAGGTGGCCTTGTGCCAGGCCTATGCCCACTCCACCCATACCCTTGCCCACCCCCATCATCCTGAACAGGGACACTACACCCAAGAGGTCATTCCCCAAAGGGCTAGCAGTCAGTCTGGTTCTGTCCGTGTCCCTGCATCCTCCCactgcagagccagctctcctatgGAGGGAGATGAAGAAGTGTCACAGCAAGGGGACAGTGGTGGGGAAGGGTGGTACAGGGGTCCGGTCCTGCGGAGCCTTCCTGCCCCATCTGGCCTGACCCCTTAGCCCGTGTCTGAATCGCTGGTGTCTGAAGAAGAGGATGACGAAGAAGAGGAGCTGGAGTCTGAGCTGGAGCTGGAAGCGCTGAGCCGGGACACTGCGACTTGCTGTGCAGACGAAGACTCCGTTTTCTCACTCGCTGCACAAAAGAGTAACATGAATTTGTCAACAACAGGACACGTGCCTAGTGACGGAGTAAgtggaaagaaggtggagtcccagcactcaccttTTTTGGGAGGTTTTTTGGTGGAGTTAAGCTGTCCACTGACGTCCTGCAACCGCTTCTCTAGCTCCCGCTTTTTCTCCAAAGCTAGCTCCTCCTTTGTCTTTCCCACAGGTTTCTTAATAGCTAGGAGGAAAGGGCAAAGGACTCACTATAGTATATTATATTGCCTTTTAGTCACCAAGAACTGCTAAGTCTCTTTCCATTCCTGAATATGAAGCAGCCCAAAAGCCAGTGTGGCCTGTCACACACACCCCTTAGAACTGGGATGGCCCTCATCTGATACTCACTATAGGGCTTCCGGGGTTTCTTCCGAAGGCAGGATAAAACGTATCGCTCAAGCTCTCTGAGTGTGGATGGCTTGAGTGTTTCGAAATCAATCTCGATTTCTTCTGGATTTGAATCACGTAAAGAGGGTTCCCTGGCTTGGATGATATGTACAACTCGACCCAACTTCTCCCCAGGTAGTTTGTTGATATCCAGGCTTAACTGCCTCTTTTCATCATAACTCATgggcctgctttcttcttcctcctccgaATCATAACCAGTGGgcaggacaggtagggctgtcTTTTGGGCCTTTTTAGGCAACCTATGGGCAACAGAAAATTGCTAATGAGTTCACCAGATGCAGAGGCCGACCTACACAACACCCCAAGACTGACTGTCTCAAACACTCACTTGTTACTACTTCCTCCAGAAGTCCCAAAGCCAGAGTGGCCTAACATAGCAGAACTGCCACCCCCGGCTTTCTTAGATTTCTTGGGCTGAAGCGGTCGAGGTGCCCGAGACCCCTTGTCGTCTTCATCAATCCCAACTCGGCCCCGATGTTTCTCTGCCTTccgtttcttctttttctcctttttctctctcttccgcTTGGGCTTAGATATTGGGCCTTGGGATAGGGCAGCCAGTTGTTCATGTACTGCTCGAAGCTACACAGGACAAAAGACAATAGGATCAAGAAACACAGTTGTTCAAAGAACACACATAGTTCAAAGTTCTTACCCAGCCAAAGCCCAAGCCTAATGAGATACCTGCTCCTGCAGCTCTGCCAGGCGATGAGCCCTTTCTTCCTCAGAGTCTGAGCTCtcactctcctcttcctcatcttcctcatcttcttcctcctcttcctcagaggAGCTCTCACTGCTACTTTCCTCACTTGAAGACTCTGAAGATGATTTGGCCAACCCAGGAGGCAAGACAGTAGAGACCGGTAAAGGCCCTGGTTCCAGTGGCTCATCGGGCATCTTGGCATAGCGGAACTCAAACACATCCTAAAAATACAGGTGGGAGACAAAACCGTTTAATGCCCAGTCCCTCAACTCACTAGCTCCAGCTTAAACGGCCAAGTTTTACACATTTTGAACGTACAGCAAACTAAAGCTCTCCTCATAACCAGGTATGTGTAAAGGACAAGTCACACTCACCTGTAACTTTCGTGCCATGGCCACGACATCGTGGTCAGGAGGATTGTACTTATAGCAGTTGGAAAACATAAGTCGAACATCAGCAGCGAACTCCTGTGCATCTCGGTAATCACGATTCTCCATCTTCCGCTGCAGAAGGAGGCAGCATGAGAAGCTGCACAGGCAGAGACTCATCTTTCCCTGCCAACCCGACTCAAGAGCAACAGTGGGGATGACCTTAAGATCTGTGCCCTGGGGCTCAAGTTTGAAGTCCAAGGATTTGGGGTAGGTTTGAAGAGAGATCTACGTctagaaagaaacatttctaagtGACCAAGGCCATCTCCCACATCACATCTCCCTAACCCGACTCTTAGGAACTGCTGAAATTTTATCCTTACCGTAAGAAACAAGGACTTGAAAGTATGTGACCTTCTTTCTGCCTTGTACAGTTTTATAATAGCAAGACACCCAGAATGAAAATCTACTAAGTGCCCATAAGGAGACATGGATATTGCTTTAGGTCCCAATCACTGCCTGAGCATCCCATCTGCCCCATGCAGTGGGTACCTTGACAGTGCTGAGGTCCATGGGATGCTTAATGATGTCATGGTAATCGTGAAGGCCAAGAGCAGAAGCATCCACTGGTTTATAGAAAGGCCAGGCATAGGCAGCATGCTTCTTTGAGAGCAACTCCTTCAAAATGCCATTGCAGTGCTTTAGCTGTTCTGACAGCTTTCCTTTCTTAGAGCTCTGGTGTTGCTGCTGCGAGTCAGGCAAGTCTTTTCGTGGGGGTTTGATAGGGCGGCCACTCTCTCTACGCATAGGAGGAAGCCGCGCTGCCTTTGGCTCAAGACCCCCTGGAGGACTAGCTGGGGAACCAGGAGCCAGGATGGCTGTAGGTGTAGGGGTAGTCGTATCTGCTTTCCGTTTAACGCCTTTTTTCTGTAGAAAGGTGAGGGACGGGGTCACTCCGGGTCCATTTCTTTTAACACCTTCTCCTCCCAGGTGCCCAAACAATCTGATGTATTACCTTGGCAAGGGGCTGAGCTGGAGGAGCTGCTGATACAGCAAGGAGTGGGGGTCCAGCAGAATGCAGGGACTTCAGAAGGGGAGCAGAGATGACTGACGGGTGGGGAAT harbors:
- the Brd2 gene encoding bromodomain-containing protein 2 isoform X2; this translates as MDMGTIKRRLENNYYWAASECMQDFNTMFTNCYIYNKPTDDIVLMAQTLEKIFLQKVAAMPQEEQELVVTIPKNSHKKGAKLAALQGNITGAHQVPAVSSVSHTALYTPPPEIPTTVLNIPHPSVISAPLLKSLHSAGPPLLAVSAAPPAQPLAKKKGVKRKADTTTPTPTAILAPGSPASPPGGLEPKAARLPPMRRESGRPIKPPRKDLPDSQQQHQSSKKGKLSEQLKHCNGILKELLSKKHAAYAWPFYKPVDASALGLHDYHDIIKHPMDLSTVKRKMENRDYRDAQEFAADVRLMFSNCYKYNPPDHDVVAMARKLQDVFEFRYAKMPDEPLEPGPLPVSTVLPPGLAKSSSESSSEESSSESSSEEEEEEDEEDEEEESESSDSEEERAHRLAELQEQLRAVHEQLAALSQGPISKPKRKREKKEKKKKRKAEKHRGRVGIDEDDKGSRAPRPLQPKKSKKAGGGSSAMLGHSGFGTSGGSSNKLPKKAQKTALPVLPTGYDSEEEEESRPMSYDEKRQLSLDINKLPGEKLGRVVHIIQAREPSLRDSNPEEIEIDFETLKPSTLRELERYVLSCLRKKPRKPYTIKKPVGKTKEELALEKKRELEKRLQDVSGQLNSTKKPPKKASEKTESSSAQQVAVSRLSASSSSSDSSSSSSSSSSSDTSDSDTG
- the Brd2 gene encoding bromodomain-containing protein 2 isoform X1; its protein translation is MLQNVTPHKLPGEGNAGLLGLGPEAAAPGKRIRKPSLLYEGFESPTMASVPALQLTPANPPPPEVSNPKKPGRVTNQLQYLHKVVMKALWKHQFAWPFRQPVDAVKLGLPDYHKIIKQPMDMGTIKRRLENNYYWAASECMQDFNTMFTNCYIYNKPTDDIVLMAQTLEKIFLQKVAAMPQEEQELVVTIPKNSHKKGAKLAALQGNITGAHQVPAVSSVSHTALYTPPPEIPTTVLNIPHPSVISAPLLKSLHSAGPPLLAVSAAPPAQPLAKKKGVKRKADTTTPTPTAILAPGSPASPPGGLEPKAARLPPMRRESGRPIKPPRKDLPDSQQQHQSSKKGKLSEQLKHCNGILKELLSKKHAAYAWPFYKPVDASALGLHDYHDIIKHPMDLSTVKRKMENRDYRDAQEFAADVRLMFSNCYKYNPPDHDVVAMARKLQDVFEFRYAKMPDEPLEPGPLPVSTVLPPGLAKSSSESSSEESSSESSSEEEEEEDEEDEEEESESSDSEEERAHRLAELQEQLRAVHEQLAALSQGPISKPKRKREKKEKKKKRKAEKHRGRVGIDEDDKGSRAPRPLQPKKSKKAGGGSSAMLGHSGFGTSGGSSNKLPKKAQKTALPVLPTGYDSEEEEESRPMSYDEKRQLSLDINKLPGEKLGRVVHIIQAREPSLRDSNPEEIEIDFETLKPSTLRELERYVLSCLRKKPRKPYTIKKPVGKTKEELALEKKRELEKRLQDVSGQLNSTKKPPKKASEKTESSSAQQVAVSRLSASSSSSDSSSSSSSSSSSDTSDSDTG